The following coding sequences are from one Streptomyces sp. V3I7 window:
- a CDS encoding PucR family transcriptional regulator produces the protein MYEDGWEMRQNARVTAVYKGDYQELVDEISELLGAPATLENRDFELIAFGTYDSEDELDTSALDPVRARSILTRRSTAAVRTWFEGFGITRATQPVRIPPTPAAGVLRGRICLPVRHRGVVLGYVWLLDGDPGPSDEQLTAAMAVAARIGALLADEAQAGADLTRELRAVLTSERGWQRDMAVAELRTALGVRADGPHTVICVAPWPSADPDDAPSVRTLPGATALCTIPWGATAQCLALLVRLRSTDVMAPALSAAGRLLERAGGKGGFTAAGVAAARLGLAELATSWQEAVGTARAVLAEPVLGPIAEWARIGPYRLLTALPPEAALDPVVAPLLTTAHHELARTAETYLDHAGQAGRAAAALGIHRQTLYYRLSRVEHLTGLDLDDGEDRLLLHMALKGARL, from the coding sequence ATGTATGAAGACGGCTGGGAAATGCGACAGAATGCCCGCGTGACGGCCGTTTACAAGGGTGACTACCAGGAGCTCGTGGACGAGATCTCGGAGCTGCTGGGCGCGCCCGCGACCCTGGAGAACCGCGACTTCGAGCTGATCGCCTTCGGCACGTACGACAGCGAGGACGAGCTGGACACCTCGGCGCTGGACCCGGTGCGCGCCCGCTCGATCCTGACCCGGCGCTCCACGGCGGCCGTCCGGACGTGGTTCGAGGGCTTCGGCATCACGCGGGCCACCCAGCCGGTGCGCATCCCGCCCACCCCGGCGGCGGGGGTCCTGCGCGGACGGATCTGCCTGCCGGTACGCCATCGGGGTGTCGTCCTCGGTTACGTCTGGCTCCTGGACGGCGATCCGGGCCCGAGCGACGAGCAGCTGACCGCGGCCATGGCGGTCGCCGCCCGCATCGGCGCGCTCCTCGCCGACGAGGCGCAGGCCGGCGCCGACCTCACGCGGGAGCTGCGCGCGGTGCTGACCTCCGAGCGGGGCTGGCAGCGCGACATGGCGGTGGCGGAGCTCCGTACGGCTCTCGGCGTCCGGGCGGACGGCCCCCACACGGTGATCTGCGTGGCCCCCTGGCCCTCGGCCGACCCGGACGACGCCCCCTCGGTCCGTACCCTCCCGGGCGCGACGGCCCTGTGCACCATCCCCTGGGGTGCCACCGCCCAGTGCCTCGCGCTGCTGGTGCGGCTCCGCTCGACGGACGTGATGGCACCCGCGCTCTCGGCGGCGGGCCGGCTCCTGGAGCGGGCGGGCGGCAAGGGCGGGTTCACCGCGGCGGGGGTCGCCGCCGCGCGCCTCGGCCTTGCGGAGCTGGCGACTTCCTGGCAGGAGGCGGTCGGCACGGCCCGCGCGGTCCTGGCGGAACCGGTGCTCGGCCCGATCGCCGAGTGGGCCCGCATCGGCCCCTACCGCCTGCTGACCGCCCTGCCCCCGGAGGCCGCCCTCGATCCCGTGGTCGCGCCCCTGCTGACCACGGCCCACCACGAACTGGCCCGCACCGCCGAGACCTACCTCGACCACGCCGGCCAGGCCGGCCGCGCCGCCGCCGCCCTGGGCATCCACCGCCAGACCCTCTACTACCGCCTGTCCCGCGTCGAACACCTCACCGGCCTGGACCTGGACGACGGCGAGGACCGTCTGCTGCTGCACATGGCGTTGAAGGGGGCGCGGCTCTAG